The genomic window aatataaagttaCTTTATAATCGAAAACAATAgagactatttttttttcttatataaaatatttttcaaaattctcaCTAATAAGAAATGGGGGTAGATCTTTCACGTTGGTCTTTTAGAGTTGAATTGTTACCCTTCTTCATACATTAATCTGCTTTAACTCTGTGGCGTCGAAAGATACGGGAGAAAAGGGAAACAAACCATTGCCATAACACTATCAACCAAAAAAGGCTCTTTGACTTAGCACCACCTTCATCTTTCCCTTTGAATATTCCTTTGTACATTTCTTTCTGCTTTTGGTACAAGGCTTTCTCTTGCTCTGCAAGTGCTCGTAGCTCTCTTCTAATCGCCTTGTCGTCAGGAGCATACTTTTGTGCCTTTCGGAAATCATCACGTGCTGAGTCCATCTGTCCTAGCTCTGCCTTTGCTTTCCCTCTTCTGAACAGTGCTTTTgggtttttctcttcttctgtcaaCACCTGATAaggttttgagtttgattagATTTCGAGAAACCGAGTATGAACTTTAATGATTTTCTTCAAATGAATGGTTTGATGAGTCTTACAATGTTGCAGTGACCAATTGCTTCATCGTATCGTTTTAGTTTGATGAGGCAAGCTGCTATGTTAAGATGGCATGGGTTTTTAACTGCTAAAGCCATATCCTGGTACTTCCCATACAGCTGAAACATAAAATCGTCCCCCATGTATGCTATGGCCTGAAACAGCAAAACCATGACTAATCAAAAGCCGAAAGAAGACACAAGAGCCTCGAGCAGACTCACTAAGTATGCCTGAAAACCTAAACTTTGACCGTAATTGTtggaaagagagatagagatagagagagatgcATAACCATTTCATACTGTTGCATGGCTTCCTCCAGTTTCTCCTCCTTAAAAAGAGAATTCCCatccatttttcttctgtCTGCTGCACCAATCCTTTCCTCTACAGTCATATCACTGCGAGCTTTTCCCTGTTCAATACATCATCTAAGTCAGAGAGGTAAGCAAGGAGGTTGGGATAAAGCTTGGATGTGGAGTCGTCTTGGTAAGGAAACAAGATGATGGTATAGGAAATAACTTACCTCCTTTGTTTCATCAAACCCAATAACTTCCACCTCATATAACAAGTCTGCCATAGGTGGAACATTCGGAAAAGAAAAGTTTCCTTCTTTCCCATAAGCTAATTCCCAGCCAACATGCACAAGCGCACGTTCACCAGACTTCATGCTAGCAACACCGATGGCTAAACCGGCTAGTTCTTTTTTCTCTGTCTCACAGACAACATTTCACTCTTAGTGCAcaatcttttttataaaaaaaattgtatagtGACGTTAAAATGGGCTAATCAGcattgaagcaaaaaaaatacaaaactcaATCTTTTTTCCTCCCAAATATCCATCTCATTGGGTTCATATAATACACAAGCTAACTCATCAAATTTACCAATGACGATTCATCTAACGAAATGGAGGTGTAGAGTACATATTCGACAGCCACATACCTTTTCCAAGAACCAATTCAATAGGTTGCTGCTCATGCCATGTATCCTCAAATTTGTGCTGCGAGTTTTTGGTCCATGCCCTGTAGTGCACTATGGCCAATATGAAATTGGTCAGATAGAAAGATTCAAATAAACAGTAGCAATAGGCCAACAAGTGCAATCGAAAAATCAACATCCAATCAACAGAAAGCTAAAGGGTACTTACAAAAGCATGTAGAGTACTTGGATGGTTTGGAACCGTGACCTTCCTTTATAATCTGCTTACTGACTTTCTCATCCAAGACCTCAGCTTCACTATCAACTTTAGGAGGAACATTACCCTCTTGAGATGGCTCACTATGCACAACGGCACTTCCTTCAGTAACTATTTCGCTCTCTTGGTCTGGAGCCACAAAAGATGCATTAGTCAACCCCAATAGTCATTCTCAATTCTTAACAAACAGAAAAGGAGTTATCAAGTCTAACAAATTTGTTGTATACATGCTTTGTTCCAAGATTCACAATATGATTTAGAAAGAATAACGCAGTCAACATAATTTGATAGACATTTATCCTTTAACAAAGCATCCAATTGAATATgggacaacaaaaaaactccaaTCAAACATATTGAagtcatatatatgtattcagAGAGATTAAATCTATGAAAATTTACTTACCATGTGTTTGAGTTTGATGCTCCAGAGATTCATCCATTATTTCCCAAATCAACCTGGGTCTGAATAAAAATGTGCAAGTGTCAATccaaaaattgaatctttaaGTGTTGAATTGATTAAACATCGACCAAATCAGACAAGTAAGATTCAATgacaaaaacccaaaagaacATAGTCGAAGTCAGCTACTTGAAccatttcatttcaaaacaaaatcaagtctCGTCGTCAATAATAgcagaaaacgaagaaaaagtTTGTCAATTTAGAGAAGAGGAGAGTGAACTTACGAAGTATGAGAAGCTCAAGAGTAGTGTGactcgtcgtcgtcgtcgaaGTCACTCACGAAGACTGGATCGACCGAGAGataaatttcagattttgattCTGAAAATATAAAGAGACCCTTCgacttttcagttttcacttCAGAGTCAGCCGTTAACTAACGAGAGTTTTAACGGCGTTTATTATAATTCagtaaaataatatcaaatattctCAATTTGACCCAAaagattataatttaaaaaaataattatacagTCGTCTCTCAAGAACCATTTCTATAGTGACCACAAATATTTGTTACAAGTACATAGTAACCTACGAGAGCCTACTACGACCCTGTGGACTCAGAGCTGCTTGTAGTAAGATTGACTGAGGACACAAATCTTGGAACCAGTACTGCCTCGTTGGTTACAACGGTCTTTGAAGTAGCTAAATCTTCTAACCGTTGCCATGTCCTTTCCCGTTTCGCTTTAACCTCTGTTTTATTCACTTCTTCTACTTGGAATTTGGCTAAACACTCGTCGAAAAGAACTTGGTCAATCTCGCATAATACTTTCCTCACGTTTATAGTCAGACTTTGAACTGCTTGGTTCCAATGTCCACGCGTGTTTCTCTCAAGAGCTGGGAAGACTATAGGCATTATCACTTTATGGTTCTGAGTGATCAGGTTTCTTATGTGATCGTTGTTCCATAGAAACAATGCTCTTTCAGCAACctgacaaacaaaaagtacAACTTCATATATAGGTACAAGACTTTATCAAGAGAGATAGATATGAAGTTGTGATGATAGTCAAAGACTCGAACCTGGAAATGTGAACTGTTGAGGCATCGAGCAATTTGTCGGGATAATGGAACCATACAACGTTGAAACTCAGCGGCTTGAGTTGCTTCCAAGACTTCTTCTAACTCTCCAAGAAACATAACTTCCTTTGAGCTGTTAGTCACAGgccaatattttaaaagaccTCTAATAACGGTATCAGCGAGCTTGAAGTCCTTTTCTACAAACTGA from Arabidopsis thaliana chromosome 3, partial sequence includes these protein-coding regions:
- the TWD1 gene encoding FKBP-type peptidyl-prolyl cis-trans isomerase family protein (TWISTED DWARF 1 (TWD1); CONTAINS InterPro DOMAIN/s: Tetratricopeptide-like helical (InterPro:IPR011990), Tetratricopeptide TPR2 (InterPro:IPR013105), Tetratricopeptide repeat-containing (InterPro:IPR013026), Tetratricopeptide repeat (InterPro:IPR019734), Peptidyl-prolyl cis-trans isomerase, FKBP-type (InterPro:IPR001179); BEST Arabidopsis thaliana protein match is: rotamase FKBP 1 (TAIR:AT3G25230.2); Has 6043 Blast hits to 5631 proteins in 871 species: Archae - 12; Bacteria - 1331; Metazoa - 2461; Fungi - 414; Plants - 774; Viruses - 0; Other Eukaryotes - 1051 (source: NCBI BLink).), with translation MDESLEHQTQTHDQESEIVTEGSAVVHSEPSQEGNVPPKVDSEAEVLDEKVSKQIIKEGHGSKPSKYSTCFLHYRAWTKNSQHKFEDTWHEQQPIELVLGKEKKELAGLAIGVASMKSGERALVHVGWELAYGKEGNFSFPNVPPMADLLYEVEVIGFDETKEGKARSDMTVEERIGAADRRKMDGNSLFKEEKLEEAMQQYEMAIAYMGDDFMFQLYGKYQDMALAVKNPCHLNIAACLIKLKRYDEAIGHCNIVLTEEEKNPKALFRRGKAKAELGQMDSARDDFRKAQKYAPDDKAIRRELRALAEQEKALYQKQKEMYKGIFKGKDEGGAKSKSLFWLIVLWQWFVSLFSRIFRRHRVKAD